A part of Deltaproteobacteria bacterium genomic DNA contains:
- the pal gene encoding peptidoglycan-associated lipoprotein Pal, protein MMKRNLWLAAGMLGIMALAACQNKKAPATSYEQPPPAKGLKTVYYDFDKSNVRDDQVTTLENNAGVMKSSSGSATIEGHCDERGTNEYNLALGDRRARSSKNFLINLGIDPNRMTTISYGEERPVCNEHDESCWWQNRRAYFAK, encoded by the coding sequence ATGATGAAACGAAACCTGTGGCTGGCGGCCGGGATGTTGGGAATCATGGCTTTGGCCGCCTGCCAGAACAAAAAGGCGCCGGCCACCTCCTATGAACAACCGCCCCCCGCAAAGGGGTTAAAAACGGTTTATTACGATTTCGACAAATCCAACGTCCGCGACGACCAGGTCACCACCCTCGAAAACAACGCCGGGGTGATGAAGTCCAGCTCCGGAAGTGCGACGATCGAAGGCCACTGCGACGAACGGGGGACCAACGAGTATAACCTCGCCTTGGGCGACCGGCGCGCGCGTTCTTCCAAAAATTTCCTGATCAACCTGGGGATCGATCCCAACCGGATGACCACCATCAGCTACGGCGAGGAGCGCCCTGTCTGCAACGAGCACGACGAGTCGTGCTGGTGGCAAAACCGCCGGGC